In Nocardia sp. NBC_00403, one DNA window encodes the following:
- a CDS encoding DUF1707 SHOCT-like domain-containing protein — MDDSAGSRVSVEDRERALLELSHHLGSGRLDLAEFDERSAAVTAATTKTQLAELFADLPGNLPSAAPLPEPNPMRTLVVTVAAIAVLALAAALVTGTWWPLLVTFGAPAALALAVRTGALRP, encoded by the coding sequence ATGGACGACTCTGCGGGCTCTAGGGTCAGTGTCGAGGACCGTGAACGCGCGCTCTTGGAACTGTCACACCATCTCGGCTCGGGCAGGCTGGACCTTGCCGAGTTCGACGAACGCAGCGCAGCGGTGACTGCGGCCACCACCAAAACTCAGCTCGCCGAACTGTTCGCCGACCTCCCCGGTAACCTGCCGTCCGCCGCGCCGCTCCCGGAGCCGAACCCGATGCGCACGCTCGTCGTGACCGTCGCGGCGATCGCCGTCCTCGCCCTGGCCGCCGCCCTCGTCACCGGCACCTGGTGGCCGCTGCTCGTGACGTTCGGTGCGCCCGCGGCGCTAGCGCTCGCCGTCCGAACAGGCGCGTTGCGGCCTTAG
- a CDS encoding serine/threonine-protein kinase, with product MPARLPHPWSKPSNRPVPGATSNATAPATVSAGSTSLRTTGAERTTDSERALLAALDEPASGRSARSRPSVRRLGDGLVAMPQVSPLDPRTSVLERPEVPEHKRFCWKCQQPVGRSTEAGPGAVVGECDRCGSPFNFRPALQPGEMVAGQYEVQGSLAHGGLGWIYLAIDRNVSDRWVVLKGLQNPLDFEAHVVALAERQFLSEVAYPGIVKIHNFVKHRSTRDVADGYIVMEYVGGRSLKKMLDLRAPERISVPDAIAFMMEILPALDYLHSFGLAYNDLKPDNIMVSEDEVKLIDLGAVAAMESYGSIYGTPGYQAPEITDTGPTVASDIYTVGRTLAALILELPKDKEGHYLPGLPAPEDQPLLRRNPALYRVLQRATDLDPQRRFPSAYSMYSQLAGVLRMVLAAETGLEHPQASIEFGSMRGDFGIETLIGQTDGMTDGRHRLPALDAPSVVAALPVPLMDNEDPSAELLSTLLHGDPRQALDALRRAADRIVSGTIPEPESFELEGTLTAIRAHLDLGDVRLAGDRLADLRPRYAADWRLDWYTAAAALLDGQHARAFEYFDLVHSMLPGELAPALALAATAELALQHLDTPAEAKRWHRLASDYYATVWKTNHGMVSAAFGLARRLAADGALLEAVAVLDQVPEASRYHSVARMTGCLLLVSRPVADITEADLTEAATRLDAAPDEPRALQLQVIVVGAALEWLRAGGQPAGPHSIILGFPVTELGLQGGLETSLRALARIAPHRLHRYRLVDLANHVRPQTRF from the coding sequence GTGCCTGCACGTTTGCCGCACCCCTGGTCGAAGCCTTCGAACCGCCCGGTGCCCGGCGCGACCTCGAATGCCACTGCCCCCGCCACCGTTTCGGCAGGGTCGACTTCGCTCCGCACGACCGGTGCCGAGCGCACAACCGATTCCGAGCGCGCCTTGCTGGCCGCGCTCGACGAGCCCGCTTCGGGCCGCAGCGCCCGATCACGGCCGAGCGTCCGACGGCTCGGCGACGGGCTGGTCGCGATGCCGCAGGTGAGCCCGCTCGATCCACGGACCTCGGTGCTCGAGCGTCCGGAAGTGCCCGAGCACAAAAGGTTCTGCTGGAAGTGTCAACAGCCGGTCGGCCGATCCACCGAGGCCGGACCGGGCGCCGTGGTGGGCGAATGCGACCGCTGCGGATCGCCCTTCAACTTCCGACCGGCGCTGCAGCCGGGGGAGATGGTGGCGGGCCAGTACGAAGTGCAGGGCAGCCTCGCACACGGTGGACTCGGCTGGATCTACCTCGCCATCGACCGCAATGTTAGCGATCGATGGGTGGTGCTGAAGGGCCTGCAGAACCCGCTCGACTTCGAGGCGCATGTCGTCGCCCTTGCCGAACGTCAATTCCTGTCCGAGGTGGCCTATCCCGGCATCGTCAAGATCCACAACTTCGTCAAGCACCGGTCGACGCGTGACGTCGCCGACGGCTACATCGTCATGGAATACGTCGGTGGCCGATCACTGAAGAAAATGCTCGATCTGCGTGCCCCGGAACGCATTTCGGTGCCGGATGCCATCGCCTTCATGATGGAGATCCTGCCCGCGCTCGACTATCTGCACTCGTTCGGGCTGGCCTACAACGACCTCAAACCCGACAACATCATGGTCAGCGAGGACGAGGTCAAACTGATCGACCTCGGCGCGGTCGCCGCGATGGAGTCCTACGGGAGCATCTACGGAACTCCCGGATACCAAGCGCCCGAGATCACCGACACCGGCCCCACCGTCGCCTCCGACATCTACACCGTCGGGCGAACGCTGGCCGCGCTGATCCTCGAACTGCCCAAGGACAAAGAAGGTCATTACCTGCCCGGCCTGCCGGCCCCGGAGGATCAGCCGCTGCTGCGCCGAAACCCGGCTCTGTACCGGGTGTTGCAACGCGCCACCGACCTGGATCCGCAGCGTCGTTTTCCTTCTGCCTATTCGATGTACAGTCAGCTCGCCGGCGTGCTGCGGATGGTGCTCGCGGCGGAGACCGGCCTCGAACATCCGCAGGCCTCGATCGAATTCGGCTCCATGCGTGGCGATTTCGGCATCGAAACGCTCATCGGCCAGACCGACGGCATGACCGACGGCAGGCACCGACTGCCTGCCCTCGATGCGCCGAGTGTCGTTGCCGCGCTGCCTGTTCCGCTGATGGACAACGAGGACCCGAGCGCCGAGCTACTGTCCACGCTGTTGCACGGCGATCCGAGACAGGCGCTGGACGCGCTGCGCCGTGCGGCCGACCGCATCGTGTCCGGGACGATCCCGGAACCGGAGTCGTTCGAGCTCGAGGGCACACTGACCGCGATCCGCGCCCACCTCGACCTCGGCGATGTGCGGCTGGCCGGCGATCGGCTCGCCGACCTGCGCCCGCGCTACGCCGCCGACTGGCGCCTCGACTGGTACACCGCGGCCGCCGCGCTGCTGGATGGCCAGCATGCGCGCGCCTTCGAGTACTTCGACCTTGTGCACAGCATGCTGCCCGGTGAGCTCGCACCCGCCCTCGCCCTTGCCGCCACCGCGGAACTCGCACTGCAACACCTGGATACACCCGCCGAGGCCAAGCGCTGGCACCGGCTCGCGTCGGACTATTACGCGACGGTCTGGAAGACCAACCACGGAATGGTCAGTGCGGCATTCGGCCTGGCTCGCAGGCTTGCGGCCGACGGCGCGCTGCTCGAAGCCGTTGCGGTCCTCGATCAGGTACCGGAGGCCTCGCGCTATCACAGTGTCGCGCGCATGACCGGTTGTCTGCTGCTGGTGTCGCGGCCGGTCGCCGACATCACCGAGGCCGACCTCACCGAGGCGGCAACCCGCCTGGACGCGGCGCCGGATGAGCCTCGGGCCCTGCAGTTACAGGTGATCGTCGTGGGGGCGGCACTGGAGTGGCTACGTGCAGGCGGGCAACCGGCCGGGCCTCATTCGATAATTCTCGGCTTCCCGGTTACCGAGCTGGGACTGCAGGGCGGACTGGAAACGAGCCTGCGAGCATTGGCGCGTATCGCACCACACCGCCTGCATCGGTACCGGCTCGTCGACCTGGCCAACCACGTCCGGCCGCAGACCCGCTTCTAA
- a CDS encoding amino acid permease yields the protein MTTVRPPSEQAAPADSLHDEDAGYHKSLRPRQLQMIAIGGAIGTGLFLGAGGRLAHAGPGLFLVYAVCGVFVFFILRALGELVLHRPSSGSFVSYAREFYGEKLAFAVGWMYFFHWCMTGIVDITAIATYVHFWGAFEAIPQWLIALVALALVVSINMVSVKWFGELEFWAAMIKVVALVTFLIVGTIFLGGRFKIQDQPTGFSVISENGGLFPSGILPLVLVTTGVVFAYAAVELVGTAAGEAENPEKIMPRAINSVIARIALFYVGSLVLLGLLLPYTAFKSGESPFVTFFSRIGVDGAGSVMNMVVLTAAFSSLNAGLYSTGRILRSMSMNGSAPAIASRMSSGGVPYVGILATGAIALFGVGLNAVVPEKAFEIVLNMSALGTIVAWTAIIVCQLKLYRWANEGKLERPKFRLMGAPYTSYATLVFLVTVVVLMAFSDDELQRGAVIAMAVIVVPAMVGGWFLARKQVLRIAAIREGYTGQFPVLAERPATRSANDAVVVLEKPDDEE from the coding sequence ATGACCACAGTTCGACCTCCCTCGGAGCAGGCCGCACCGGCCGACTCGCTCCACGACGAGGACGCGGGGTATCACAAGTCTCTTCGCCCACGTCAGCTGCAGATGATTGCGATCGGTGGCGCCATCGGCACCGGTCTGTTCCTCGGCGCGGGAGGCAGGCTGGCCCACGCAGGGCCCGGGCTGTTTCTGGTGTACGCCGTCTGTGGCGTGTTCGTGTTCTTCATCCTGCGCGCGCTCGGTGAGTTGGTGCTGCATCGCCCCTCCTCGGGGTCGTTCGTCTCCTACGCCCGTGAGTTCTATGGTGAGAAGCTGGCTTTCGCCGTCGGGTGGATGTACTTCTTCCACTGGTGTATGACCGGGATCGTAGACATCACGGCCATCGCCACGTATGTCCACTTCTGGGGAGCTTTCGAGGCGATTCCGCAGTGGCTGATCGCACTGGTCGCGCTGGCGTTGGTGGTCAGCATCAATATGGTGTCGGTCAAGTGGTTCGGTGAGCTGGAGTTCTGGGCGGCGATGATCAAGGTCGTCGCACTGGTGACCTTCCTGATCGTCGGCACCATCTTCCTCGGCGGCCGGTTCAAGATTCAGGATCAGCCCACCGGCTTCAGCGTGATCTCCGAGAACGGTGGACTGTTCCCGAGTGGCATCCTGCCGCTGGTTCTCGTCACCACGGGTGTCGTATTCGCCTACGCCGCGGTCGAATTGGTCGGCACGGCGGCCGGTGAGGCGGAGAACCCGGAGAAGATCATGCCGCGGGCGATCAACTCCGTCATCGCACGCATCGCGCTGTTCTACGTCGGTTCGCTGGTGCTGCTCGGGCTGCTGCTGCCCTACACCGCTTTCAAGTCCGGTGAGAGCCCGTTTGTCACCTTCTTCTCGCGGATCGGTGTCGACGGCGCGGGTTCGGTCATGAATATGGTCGTGCTGACCGCGGCGTTCTCGAGCTTGAACGCCGGTTTGTATTCGACCGGCCGGATCCTGCGGTCGATGTCGATGAACGGTAGTGCGCCTGCCATCGCCTCGCGGATGTCCAGTGGCGGTGTGCCCTATGTCGGCATCCTGGCGACCGGTGCGATCGCACTGTTCGGTGTCGGTCTCAACGCGGTGGTGCCCGAGAAGGCGTTCGAGATCGTGTTGAACATGTCGGCGCTCGGAACGATCGTGGCATGGACGGCGATCATCGTCTGCCAGCTCAAGCTGTACCGCTGGGCGAACGAGGGCAAGCTGGAGCGGCCCAAGTTCCGACTGATGGGTGCGCCCTACACCAGCTACGCGACGCTGGTGTTCCTCGTGACGGTGGTCGTGCTGATGGCCTTCAGTGACGACGAGTTGCAGCGTGGCGCGGTGATCGCCATGGCCGTCATCGTGGTGCCCGCGATGGTCGGCGGCTGGTTCCTCGCCCGGAAGCAGGTATTGCGCATCGCAGCGATCCGGGAGGGTTACACCGGTCAGTTCCCGGTGCTCGCGGAGCGGCCTGCCACCCGTTCGGCCAACGACGCAGTGGTAGTTCTCGAAAAGCCAGACGACGAAGAGTGA
- a CDS encoding SPFH domain-containing protein, translating into MAWFEREFIAVPEDRKNQLVYKWPDLNIRRYSRVIVNADEMALFVKSGQVVTAMGPGRHRVDADELPVLGSLIDRATGGNFYRAELYFVSTREASGIKFGGRLADIFDPVSEQVVTLRAFGEFALSVRDPREMLTALTGTADLTDPTRVQSWSGDLLLKSMKVAVTQGISAGNWQVLGLSAQLQPIESAVMKQTNIALYEYGLRIPRMGNFDISLDPEDAERIKRLAKDVKYIQLAGDFQRYAAGELALGASQGFAHGGHGGHGMDGGFLGAALGLGAIQQQTGGHSSPWQRPPSPAELPAADAQPVCAHCHTTNPVGAHFCTNCGKPLAPPAPRHCANCGAETAPAAKFCGSCGTQVSGG; encoded by the coding sequence ATGGCGTGGTTCGAAAGGGAGTTCATTGCGGTCCCCGAGGACCGCAAGAACCAATTGGTCTACAAGTGGCCGGATCTCAACATCCGCCGCTACAGCCGGGTGATCGTCAACGCGGATGAGATGGCTCTGTTCGTCAAGTCCGGACAGGTCGTCACCGCCATGGGGCCCGGCCGCCACCGCGTCGACGCGGATGAGCTGCCGGTACTCGGCTCTCTCATCGATAGGGCCACCGGCGGAAACTTCTATCGCGCCGAGCTGTATTTCGTGTCCACCCGGGAGGCCTCCGGCATCAAGTTCGGTGGACGGCTGGCCGACATCTTCGACCCGGTCAGCGAGCAGGTGGTGACCCTGCGCGCCTTCGGCGAGTTCGCGCTTTCGGTGCGTGATCCCCGCGAAATGCTCACCGCGCTGACCGGCACCGCCGATCTCACGGATCCGACCAGAGTGCAGAGCTGGAGTGGCGACCTGCTGCTCAAGTCCATGAAGGTTGCTGTCACCCAGGGCATTTCAGCAGGCAACTGGCAGGTGCTCGGGTTGTCGGCGCAGCTGCAGCCGATCGAGTCCGCCGTGATGAAGCAGACCAATATCGCGCTCTACGAGTACGGTCTGCGGATTCCGAGGATGGGCAATTTCGACATCTCTCTCGATCCGGAAGACGCCGAACGCATCAAGCGACTCGCCAAAGACGTCAAGTACATTCAGCTGGCCGGCGACTTCCAGCGTTATGCCGCAGGTGAACTCGCACTCGGTGCGAGCCAAGGATTCGCGCACGGTGGACACGGCGGTCACGGCATGGACGGCGGATTCCTCGGCGCCGCACTGGGTTTAGGCGCCATCCAGCAGCAGACGGGCGGTCACTCGAGTCCATGGCAGCGGCCGCCATCCCCCGCCGAGTTGCCTGCCGCCGACGCGCAGCCGGTGTGCGCCCACTGCCACACCACCAATCCGGTGGGTGCTCACTTCTGCACGAACTGCGGCAAACCTTTGGCGCCGCCCGCACCGCGGCATTGCGCCAACTGCGGCGCGGAAACCGCGCCCGCGGCAAAGTTCTGCGGCAGCTGCGGAACGCAAGTGTCCGGAGGCTGA
- a CDS encoding NAD-glutamate dehydrogenase, with protein MVATTQQTITSGRFRNDPTDLEAAYFRWIQPGASASAITDRAERIFRQHLELAAVRTPGSATTKVYRPDDSSELGAAVQIVNDDMPLLVDSVTAALRRLGATVTEVIHPVFDVTRDAEGKLLTIVARDGEADPGPAAVAESWIHVQFGHGLTDEQVNRIEQALEPLLNDLRRVADDTPTIVGAMNTVADGLENAAQWAGDPEIPEAADLLRWMADGHFTALGYGYYRFRRSAPRPDAPMEPWQIPGTGLGVLHNGSVADVSAPVLGAKRPVLRLANGSVDSLLPGSRDLYYISVADYGTGDATSAGPAGATVAMVKGEHVFVGTFTVTGLHENILDIPVISRRVLQVIEWSGFALNSFSGQAMLEMMQSFPRVELFSTDARRLFETVSGVMNLGVRRQVRLFLRRDNRSGTVYCLVYMPRDRYSTEVRVQMGELLRAEFDAEQLAYSARATESELAVVYFTVHRKPDAEPADISDTNRERVQELLFATTRTWADRLVAEAAGVADISPTVAQDYASAFPASYQQEYQPARALADVRRLERLSDGDIDTNLYRNPESPSGEWRFTLYVAGEGVSLSRVLPVVHSLGVEVVDEQPYRITLWDGAQRWIYDFGLRVPAALLRGSLDADIEADLAATADIESLPETSVRKRFPEAVAAMWFGKAEVDGLNELVLRAGLHWRQIAMLRAYAKYLQQAGFAYTLGNITRVLLTHPATARSCTELFGAYFDPEGTGPEAEVLAEGIAERVQAEIDAVVSLDTDRILRAVLGLIKATLRTNYYRRDGAGNPLEYLSFKLNPHVIAELPKPRPQFEIFVYSPRVEGVHLRFGAVARGGLRWSDRLEDFRTEILGLVKAQAVKNAVIVPVGAKGGFVVKQPPTATGDPGVDRQAMLTEGVSCYRTFISGLLDVTDNVEHTTGAVLPPARVVRRDGDDTYLVVAADKGTATFSDIANGVAQQYGFWLGDAFASGGSAGYDHKAMGITAKGAWESVKRHFAELNVDTQTQEFTVVGVGDMSGDVFGNGMLLSKHIRLVAAFDHRHIFLDPNPDAARSFLERQRMFALPRSSWADYDGSLISKGGGVYDRSAKAVPVSPEVRAALGLGPEVTKLSPPEIIKAILLAPVDLLWNGGIGTYIKASSEADAEVGDKSNDAVRVNANALRVKVIGEGGNLGATALGRIEYSRGGGRMNTDAMDNSAGVDCSDHEVNIKVLLDAVVSSGELAVAERNPLLASMTDEVSELVLRDNISQNFRMGMSRADAVAMSGVHRRLLADLEARRGLDRRLEALPTDVELEQRAAEGRGLTSPELANLMAHVKLSLKADLLAGDLPDSPAFASVLPNYFPSPLRERFAAAIRRHPLRREIVATVVINDVVDYGGITYAFRLAEEAGATTDDAVRAFTAAVEIFDLHALWQRIRTTPMATAVRNELELETKRTLDRASRWLLANRPQPIAIGADIARYCDGVRALTSKAPAWLTGYLADDLIARSHGTVERGAPQDLAEEAFGLIHLFPLLDVIDIADITERDPVEVGVLHAALNEHFEIERLLTAVGNLERGDRWRTLARLAVRDDLYDSLRSLTLDVLSATEPDESAAEKIAYWESTNRSRLARASASLGQIFDVGSYDLATLSVAARQVRSMVSGGETTAVAPTVIG; from the coding sequence ATGGTGGCAACCACGCAGCAGACGATAACTTCGGGGCGGTTCCGCAACGATCCGACCGATCTGGAGGCAGCCTACTTCCGCTGGATCCAACCGGGGGCATCGGCGTCGGCGATCACCGATCGGGCCGAGCGGATCTTCCGGCAGCATCTGGAGCTGGCGGCGGTCCGAACTCCCGGATCGGCGACGACCAAGGTGTACCGCCCCGACGACAGCAGTGAGCTCGGTGCCGCGGTCCAAATCGTCAATGACGATATGCCGCTGCTGGTCGATTCGGTCACCGCCGCATTGCGTCGGCTCGGTGCCACGGTCACCGAAGTCATCCATCCGGTCTTCGATGTGACCCGCGATGCCGAGGGCAAGCTGCTGACCATCGTGGCTCGCGACGGCGAGGCGGACCCGGGGCCCGCGGCCGTCGCGGAATCGTGGATCCATGTGCAGTTCGGTCACGGCCTCACCGACGAACAGGTCAACCGGATCGAGCAGGCGCTCGAGCCGCTGCTGAACGATCTGCGTCGCGTCGCGGACGATACGCCGACCATCGTTGGGGCGATGAACACGGTGGCCGACGGGCTCGAGAATGCCGCGCAATGGGCGGGCGATCCCGAAATCCCGGAGGCCGCAGATCTTTTGCGTTGGATGGCCGACGGCCACTTCACCGCGCTCGGCTACGGCTACTACCGATTCCGCCGTTCCGCCCCGCGCCCCGACGCGCCCATGGAGCCGTGGCAGATTCCCGGAACCGGCCTCGGCGTGCTGCACAACGGATCGGTCGCCGACGTCAGCGCCCCTGTGCTGGGTGCGAAGCGGCCGGTGCTGCGCCTTGCCAACGGCTCGGTGGATTCCCTGCTGCCCGGTTCGCGCGACCTCTACTACATCAGCGTCGCCGACTACGGCACCGGTGACGCGACCAGCGCCGGACCCGCTGGAGCCACCGTCGCCATGGTGAAGGGCGAGCACGTCTTCGTCGGCACGTTCACCGTGACGGGCCTGCACGAGAACATCCTCGACATCCCCGTCATCTCGCGGCGCGTGCTCCAGGTCATCGAGTGGTCCGGCTTCGCGCTGAACTCCTTCTCCGGCCAGGCAATGCTCGAGATGATGCAATCCTTCCCCCGGGTCGAGCTGTTCTCCACCGACGCGCGCAGGCTGTTCGAAACGGTCTCCGGCGTCATGAATCTCGGCGTGCGGCGGCAGGTCCGGCTGTTCCTGCGCCGCGACAACCGCAGCGGCACGGTCTACTGCCTGGTCTACATGCCGCGCGATCGCTACTCGACCGAGGTTCGGGTGCAAATGGGTGAGCTGCTGCGGGCGGAGTTCGACGCCGAGCAGCTGGCCTACTCGGCCCGCGCCACCGAATCGGAACTGGCCGTCGTGTACTTCACGGTGCATCGCAAGCCCGACGCGGAACCGGCCGACATCTCCGATACCAATCGCGAGCGCGTGCAGGAGCTGTTGTTCGCGACGACCCGGACTTGGGCCGATCGCTTGGTGGCGGAGGCTGCCGGGGTGGCAGACATATCACCCACTGTCGCACAGGATTACGCGTCCGCGTTCCCGGCGAGCTACCAGCAGGAATACCAGCCTGCCCGCGCGCTCGCGGATGTGCGGCGGCTCGAGCGGCTGAGCGACGGCGACATCGACACCAATCTCTACCGGAATCCCGAATCGCCGTCGGGGGAGTGGCGTTTCACGCTCTACGTCGCGGGCGAGGGCGTGTCCCTGAGCCGGGTGCTTCCGGTCGTGCACAGTCTCGGCGTGGAAGTCGTCGACGAGCAGCCCTACCGCATCACCCTGTGGGACGGCGCGCAGCGCTGGATCTACGACTTCGGGCTGCGGGTGCCCGCCGCGCTGCTGCGCGGTTCGCTCGACGCCGACATCGAGGCTGATCTCGCCGCCACCGCCGATATCGAGTCACTGCCGGAAACCAGTGTGCGCAAGCGCTTTCCGGAAGCCGTCGCCGCCATGTGGTTCGGCAAGGCCGAAGTCGACGGACTCAACGAGCTGGTGCTGCGCGCCGGGCTGCACTGGCGTCAGATCGCGATGCTGCGGGCCTACGCGAAGTACCTGCAGCAGGCCGGTTTCGCCTACACCCTCGGCAACATCACGCGGGTGCTGCTGACCCATCCGGCCACCGCGCGCTCCTGCACCGAATTGTTCGGCGCCTACTTCGATCCCGAGGGCACCGGGCCAGAGGCCGAGGTCCTCGCCGAGGGTATTGCGGAACGGGTGCAGGCCGAGATCGACGCGGTCGTCAGCCTGGACACCGACCGGATTCTGCGCGCTGTGCTGGGGCTGATCAAGGCGACGCTGCGCACCAACTACTACCGGCGTGATGGCGCGGGCAATCCGCTGGAGTATCTGTCCTTCAAGCTGAATCCCCACGTCATCGCCGAATTGCCCAAGCCGAGGCCACAATTCGAGATCTTCGTGTACTCGCCACGGGTCGAGGGCGTGCACTTGCGCTTCGGCGCGGTGGCGCGCGGTGGGTTGCGCTGGTCGGACCGTCTGGAAGATTTCCGCACCGAGATCCTCGGTCTGGTGAAGGCGCAGGCGGTGAAGAACGCCGTCATTGTCCCGGTCGGCGCCAAGGGCGGTTTCGTGGTCAAGCAGCCGCCTACTGCCACCGGGGATCCCGGCGTGGATCGGCAGGCAATGCTCACCGAGGGCGTGTCCTGCTATCGCACCTTCATCTCCGGCCTGCTCGACGTCACCGACAATGTCGAGCACACCACCGGCGCTGTGCTGCCGCCCGCCCGGGTGGTGCGTCGCGACGGCGACGACACCTATCTGGTGGTCGCCGCGGACAAGGGCACCGCGACGTTCTCCGACATCGCCAATGGTGTTGCCCAGCAATACGGTTTCTGGCTGGGCGACGCCTTCGCCTCCGGTGGCTCGGCGGGTTACGACCACAAGGCGATGGGCATCACCGCCAAGGGCGCGTGGGAGAGCGTGAAGCGCCACTTCGCCGAGCTGAACGTCGATACCCAGACCCAGGAGTTCACCGTCGTCGGCGTCGGCGATATGAGCGGCGACGTGTTCGGCAACGGCATGCTGCTCTCCAAGCACATCCGCCTGGTCGCGGCGTTCGACCACCGGCACATCTTCCTGGACCCGAATCCCGATGCGGCCCGGTCGTTCCTGGAGCGGCAACGCATGTTCGCGCTGCCACGTTCCTCGTGGGCCGACTACGACGGGTCGCTGATCAGTAAGGGCGGCGGCGTCTACGACCGGTCGGCAAAGGCGGTGCCGGTGTCCCCGGAGGTGCGCGCGGCGCTCGGCCTCGGGCCCGAAGTGACCAAGCTGTCGCCGCCGGAGATCATCAAGGCCATTCTGCTCGCACCGGTCGATCTGCTGTGGAACGGCGGTATCGGCACCTACATCAAGGCGTCCTCCGAGGCCGATGCCGAGGTGGGTGACAAGTCCAACGACGCGGTCCGCGTCAACGCGAATGCGCTGCGGGTCAAGGTGATCGGAGAGGGCGGTAACCTCGGCGCGACCGCACTCGGCCGCATCGAGTACAGCCGCGGCGGCGGCAGGATGAACACCGACGCGATGGACAACTCGGCGGGTGTGGACTGCTCCGACCACGAGGTCAACATCAAGGTGCTGCTGGACGCGGTCGTCTCCAGCGGTGAGCTCGCCGTCGCCGAGCGCAATCCGCTGCTCGCCTCCATGACCGACGAGGTCTCCGAACTGGTTCTGCGCGACAATATCTCGCAGAACTTCCGCATGGGCATGTCGCGCGCCGACGCGGTGGCCATGTCGGGTGTGCACCGGCGGTTGCTCGCCGATCTCGAAGCGCGCCGCGGTCTGGATCGCAGGCTCGAAGCGCTGCCGACCGATGTGGAATTGGAGCAACGCGCTGCGGAGGGTCGCGGGCTGACCTCGCCCGAATTGGCGAATCTCATGGCGCACGTGAAGCTTTCGCTGAAGGCCGATCTGCTCGCAGGCGACCTGCCCGACAGTCCGGCGTTCGCCTCGGTGCTGCCGAACTATTTCCCGTCACCGCTGCGCGAGCGGTTCGCCGCCGCCATCCGCCGCCATCCGCTGCGTCGGGAGATCGTGGCGACCGTGGTGATCAACGATGTGGTCGACTACGGCGGCATCACCTACGCCTTCCGCCTCGCCGAGGAGGCGGGTGCGACAACCGATGATGCGGTGCGCGCCTTCACCGCTGCGGTCGAGATCTTCGATCTGCACGCGCTGTGGCAGCGGATCCGGACCACTCCGATGGCCACCGCAGTGCGCAACGAGCTCGAGCTCGAGACCAAGCGCACCCTGGACCGGGCCTCCCGGTGGCTGCTGGCCAACCGGCCGCAGCCGATCGCGATCGGCGCCGATATCGCCCGCTACTGTGACGGTGTCCGCGCCCTCACCAGTAAGGCGCCTGCCTGGCTGACCGGTTACCTCGCCGACGATCTGATCGCGCGCTCGCACGGCACGGTCGAACGCGGCGCACCGCAGGACCTGGCGGAGGAGGCGTTCGGGCTCATCCACCTGTTCCCGCTGCTCGATGTGATCGACATCGCCGACATCACCGAGCGTGACCCGGTGGAGGTTGGGGTGCTGCACGCCGCGCTCAACGAGCACTTCGAGATCGAACGGCTGCTGACCGCCGTCGGCAACCTCGAACGCGGCGACCGGTGGCGCACACTGGCTCGGCTCGCAGTCCGCGACGATCTGTACGATTCGCTGCGGTCACTGACGCTGGATGTCTTGAGCGCCACCGAACCGGATGAGAGTGCCGCGGAGAAGATCGCCTACTGGGAATCCACCAACCGGTCTCGCCTGGCAAGGGCCAGTGCGTCGCTCGGGCAGATCTTCGACGTCGGCAGCTACGACCTTGCGACGCTGTCGGTGGCGGCGCGGCAAGTGCGCAGCATGGTGAGCGGTGGCGAGACCACCGCGGTCGCGCCGACCGTCATCGGCTGA